The stretch of DNA GGCGGTGAAACAGGGCCGCGCGGTCTTCGTCGCCGCCGACGATGCCGCCATGCGCGCCATCGGCGACGCGGCCAAAATCTTCGCCCCCGAACTGGAGGTGGTGGAATTCCCCGCGTGGGACTGCCTGCCCTATGACCGCGCCAGCCCCGCCGTCTCGATCTCCACCCGCCGTCTGGCCGCCTTGCACCGGCTGCAGCAGAAGGTGGAGGCGCCGCAACTGCTGCTCACCACCGTGGGCGCGATCACCCAGCGCGTGCTCACGCCCTTCCGCATCCGCGAATCGGTGCGGCTGCTCAAACCCGGCGTGGAAATCGGGCGCGAGAGCCTGACCGCCCTGCTCGCCCGCGCCGGCTATGCCCGCACCGACACGGTGGCCGATGCCGGCGAATATGCGGTGCGCGGCTCGATCTTCGACATCTTCCCCAGCGGTCTGGATCAGGGCTTGCGCCTCGATTTCTTCGGCGACGAGATCGAGACGATCCGCCTCTTCGATCCCGCCACCCAGCGCACCACCGGCACGCTGCCCCAACACCTGCTGCTGCCCGCCAGCGAGGCGCTGCTCGATGACGAGAGCATCAAGCGCTTCCGCAGCCGCTATCGCGAGCGTTTCGCCGCCCATGCCACCACCGACCCGCTCTATCAGGCGGTGAGCGACGGACGCCGTCTGGCGGGCATGGAGCATTGGCTGCCGCTGCTGGAAGACCGTCTGGTGACGCTGTTCGACCATCTGGGCGAGGCCGATCTGCTGCTGGTGGAAGCCGGAGCGCAAGGCGCCATCGAGGAACGTCTGGCCGACGTCACCGATTACCACCATTCGCGCGCCGACCCGGAAACCCAGAAGAAATCGGGCGCCTATCGCCCACTGCCCGCCGATGCCCTGTACCTGACTCAGGATGAAATCGCGCGCAGCCTGCAAGGCTGGCCCGCGCATACGGCCCAGCCTTTCCCCCAGCCCGACAGCGCCAACACGGTCGATTTCGCCTTCAACGGCGCGCGCGATTTCGCCCCCGAACGCGCACGCGGCGACAACGCTTACGAGGCCGCCGCCAAGCATCTGATCGCTCAGGCCCGCATGGGCAAGAAGGCGGTGCTGGCTTGCTATTCCACCGGCAGCCGCGCGCGCATCACGTCGATCCTTGGCGAGGCGGGCGAGGCCTTCAAGGCCCCCACCCCCGCTCTGGCCGATACGTGGCAGGAGGCTTTGGGCATTGCCGCCTCGGGCCGTGTCGCGGCTCTGGTGCTGCCGCTGGAAACCGGCTTTGCCAGCGAGAGCGTGGAGATCCTCACCGAGCAGGATCTGCTGGGCGACCGCCTTGTCCGCCGTAAGAAAAAGAAGAAATCCGCCGACGCCTTTCTGGCCGAACTCGCCGCGCTCAGCCCCGGCGATCTGGTGGTCCATATGGATCACGGCATCGGCAAATACGAAGGCCTGCAATCGGTGCCCGTCGGCGGCAGCCCGCATGATTGCGTGATGCTGACCTATGCCGGAGGCGACAAGCTCTACATCCCGGTCGAAAATCTCGATGTTCTGTCGCGGTTTGGCGCCGAGAATGAAGGCGTCGCGCTGGATCGCCTCGGCGGCGAGGCATGGCAGAAGCGCCGCGCGAAACTCAAGGAGCGCATCCGCGAGATCGCCCATGAGCTGCTGAAAACCGCCGCCCTGCGCGCCCTACGCACCGCTCCGGCGCTGGTCAGCGATCCGGCCAGCTTCGCGCCCTTTGTGGACCGCTTCCCCTGGGACGAGACCGAGGATCAGGAAGCCGCCATCGGCGACGTGCTGGAGGATCTGGCCAGCGGCAAGCCGATGGACCGCCTCGTCTGCGGCGATGTCGGCTTCGGCAAGACGGAAGTCGCTCTGCGCGCCGGTTTCGTCGCCGCCATGGCGGGCATGCAGGTGGCGGTGGTGGCACCCACCACGCTGCTCGCGCGCCAGCACCACAAGAGCTTTTCCGAACGCTTCGCCGGTTTCCCGCTGGAGGTGGGCCGCCTCTCGCGCCTCGTGCCCGAGAAGGAGGCCAGCGCCACCCGCGCGGGTCTGGCCGAGGGCAAGGTCGATCTGATTGTGGGCACGCATGCCCTGCTCGCCAAATCGGTGAATTTCAAGCGGCTCGGTCTGGTGATCGTCGATGAAGAACAGCGCTTCGGCGTCACCCATAAGGAGCGCCTGAAACAGCTGCGCGCCGACGTCCATATGCTGACGCTGACCGCCACCCCCATCCCGCGCACCCTGCAGATGGCGATGAGCGGCCTGCGCGAACTCTCCACCATCCAGACGCCGCCCGTCGATCGCCTTGCGGTGCGCACCTATGTGATGGAATGGGACGAGATGGTGATGCGCGAGGCCTTGCTGCGCGAACACCATCGCGGCGGGCAGAGCTTTATCGTCGTCCCCCGCATCTCCGACATGGCCGAGGTCGAGGAATGGCTGCGCACCTATGTGCCTGAGGTGAAATATGTTTCCGCCCATGGCCAGATGGCGGCCAGCGAGGTGGAAGAGCGCATGAGCGCTTTCTATGAGCGCAAGTACGATGTGCTGCTCTCCACCACCATCGTGGAAAGCGGGATCGATATTCCCAGCGCGAACACGATCATCATCCATCGCGCAGACCGTTTCGGCCTTGCCCAGCTTTACCAGCTTCGCGGGCGCGTTGGGCGTTCGAAATTGCGCGCCTATGCCTATCTCACCACGGCGGCGGGCAAGGGCATGACCGACACCGCCGAAAAGCGCCTGAAGGTGCTGGGCGATCTGGACTCGCTGGGCGCCGGTTTCCAGCTTGCCAGCCACGACCTCGACATTCGCGGCGCGGGGAACCTGCTTGGTGATGAGCAGTCGGGCCATATCCGCGAGGTCGGCTTCGAACTCTACCAGTCCATGCTGGAAGACGCGATCCTCGCCGCCAAGGCAGGCGAAATCGGCCTTGAGCGCGACAGCACCAAGGGCCTCTCGCCGCAGATCACCGTCGATGCGCCGATCATGATCCCCGAGGAGTACGTGCCGGATCTCGCCGTCCGCATGGCGCTCTACCGCCGCCTCAACGATGCCGAGGATGGCGCCGAGGTCGAGGCCCTCTCCGCCGAGATGATCGACCGCTTCGGGCCTTTGCCGCAGCCCACGATCAACCTCATCCAGCTGATCCAGATCAAGCGTCAGGCCATCGAGGCGCATATCGCCAAGATCGACGTGGGCGCGAAGGGCACTCTGGTGTCGTTCCACAATGACTCCTTCCCCGATATTGCCGGTCTGGCCGCCTATGCCGCGCGGCTGGAGGGCACGATCAAGCTGCGGCCCGACAGCAAGCTGATCGTCAGCCGCGCATGGGGCGATCCCAAGGCGCGGTTGAACGGGTTGCTGCAACTGACCAAGGGGTTGAGTGCGATTTTGAAGAAGAAGAGGAAGTAAGGAAGATGCGAGGGGGTTACCCCCTCGCGCTCCCATAACGTCTTCCGACGACAGGGCCGTGGCACCCGATCCGCGTGCACAAACTCTCCACCCGCGCAACCTAAAGCGCCGCAGGCAGTGTCACCATGATCCAAAGATGGCGCTGGCAATCTTCAAGCCTGCGGCGCAGCGACCTTGCTCTGCTGCCGAACCCCATGCGCCAACGCTGACAAAAAATGGGAGCGCGAGGGTGTAACACCCTCGCACTTACCCTTCCTTCCTACTGCCCCAAAGCCAGCTTCAAAAACGCCTCGGCACTCATCGGCTGAGCCCGCACGAAGCCCTGATAATAGGCGCAACCCTCGCGCGCCACGGCCAGCCGCTGGGGCTCACTCTCGATGCCTTCGGCGATCACTTCCAGATCCAGCGCATGCGCCATCGCAGCAATCGCGCGCAGCACCGCCAGATCGCGCGGGTCCTCGGTGATGCCGTCCACCATCGAGCGATCCAGCTTCAGATAGTGCAACGGCAGCGTTTTGAGATAACGGAAGTTGCAAAACCCCGCCCCGAAATCGTCCAGCGCGATGCGGATATCCTGCGCGGCAAGGTCCGACAGAGACCGCTCGGCAAGGCTCATGTCCGAGACCAGCACCTGCTCGGTCACTTCCAGCGTGAGGCGGTCGTTGGGAAAGCCGGTCTTGCCCAGAGCGCGGCCCAGATCGAAGGGAAAGCTTCCAGCCGACAAATCCGCCGCCGTCACGTTCAACGATAAACGCAAAGGCGCAGGCCAAGCCGCCGCCGCCTTCAGCGCCTGCTCGGCGATATGGCGTGACAGGGGCACGACATGATCGGCCCGCTCGGCAATCGCAAACAAAGCGCCCGCCCCGATGCGGCCCAGCTTGGGGTGGTTCCAGCGCGCCAGAGCTTCCGCGCCGGAGAGGCGCTCCTCGGCCTGCTCGCCATCTGGGCCGGATTGCCAGTTCAGCGCGAATTGCGGCTGGAACAGCACCTCGATTTCCTTGCGGTCGATGGCGCGCAGCAGATCGGCTTCCAGCTCGGCGGCGGTGCGCCCGGCGCGGGTGGTCTCGCCATCGGCCCACATCACGCGCAGGCCCTGGTGGCGCTGGGCCACGGCAAAGGTCTGCGCCAGACGGTCGAGCACGCTCTCGGCGCCCTCATCCTTCAGCACGCGCAGCAGCGCCAGCCGGGGCGAGAGCCGCAACGTACCGCCCCGCCGCACCAGAGGACGCGCCACGCGGTCAGCCAGTTGCTCGGCGAACATCTGCCAGCGCTCGCGGCTGCAGGGTTCGTCGGCGATCAGCAGGAAGGTGCCACCGGGCGCGCGGGCGGCCATCCACGGGCCGGTCAGTTCGGCTTGCGCGAATTGCGTCAGGCGGCGCGCCACCTCGACCAGAGCATCGTCACCCGCCGCCGCGCCATAGGCCAGATTGACCGTCTCGAAGCGCCGCAACCCCAGCAACAGGGCGTGGAAGCGCGTGGCGGGGATCGGCTCGTCGGGGGCCTGCCCGGCATTCTCCGCCCATTCGGCCAGCCTTTCGCGCGCCATGTCCAGCCCCGGCAGGCCGGTGAGCGCATCGCGCATATCGTCGAGGTCCAGTTGCGCGTCATCCATGGGTGATCGGTCCGGTGGCGGCGGAAACGGCTCCCGCGCCGAATCAGCTTCTTACGCCTTGCAGCTTGCCAAAGCGTTCCTTTTCTCGCCATGGACACACCCAAGGCGCCCGCCTATGACTGCGCCCTTCCCCAAGCAGTTGCCGGATCGAGAATGACGAAGGAACCAAGGCTCGCTCTGGCCGCATCGGATACGCCGGCCGCGCAAGCGGCGCTGGCCGCCATGCAGAACGATCATGACTGGGTGCCGCTGGCCGAGGCGGATGCGGTGGTGGTGCTGGGCGGCGACGGTTTTATGCTGACCGTGCTGCATCAGATGCTGGAGCTGGACCATGTGGTGCCCGCTTATGGCATCAATTACGGCACTGTGGGCTTTATGATGAACAAGGTGCGGTCATCGCGCACGATCGAGCAGCGCGTGGCGCGCGCCACGCCGATTTCGGTGACGCCGCTGCAGATGGTGGCGCGCACCCATGCGGGCGAGACGATCAGCGCCTACGCCATCAATGAGGTCTCGCTGCTGCGCGAGACGCGCCAGACCGCCAGGCTGGAGATCACCGTGAATGACAAGGTGCGCATGGCCGATCTGGCCTGCGACGGCATTCTGGTGGCGACGCCTGCGGGATCGACGGCGTATAATCTGTCGGCCAATGGCCCGATCCTGCCGCTGGGCAGCCAGATGCTGGCCTTGACGCCGATCAGCCCCTTCCGCCCGCGCCGCTGGAAAGGCGCGATCCTGCCGCAGAGCGCCGAGGTCTCCTTCCGCGTGCTGGAACCGGCCAAGCGCCCTGTGGCCGCCGTGGCCGACCAGAAGGAAGTGCGCGACATCGACAGTGTGACGATCACCGCCGCGCGCGACCGTCAGCTTCATCTGCTGTTCGACCGTGGCGCGAGTCTGGAAGAGCGCATTTTCGCCGAGCAGTTTCTGGTCTGAGATTTTTTGCGGTGTGATGGGGGTCGGAACGGCGTTTGCTGCGCGGTTCCGGCCCCTTTTTTGTGCCTTGCGATGGTGCGTGAAGGCGAAAAACTGCCTCAACACCTTCAAAAGACGAAAACTTTTCCACAGATGGATGTTTTTTGCATTTTCGCGGCATTTTTGGGTTGTCAGTCTCGGAATGCCTGCTATTAGCGCGCTCCTGCCCGGCAGCGATGCCACGGCGGAAACGACATGGTCCCTGATAGCTCAGCGGTAGAGCTCTCGACTGTTAATCGAGCGGCCGTAGGTTCGAATCCTACTCAGGGAGCCACGTCCTTCTGTCTTACCCTTTCATGGGTAGTCAAAAGGCTAGATTTTCCGGCATTTTGCTGGCACCCCAACAATCATGTTCGATCATACACGATCATGCAAAGGCCCCCACTCTGGGGGCTCCGCTGGGGGCTT from Novosphingobium sp. encodes:
- the mfd gene encoding transcription-repair coupling factor, encoding MPDISRILAAKSPLTLAGLVRGAQPMVLADLARAAAVKQGRAVFVAADDAAMRAIGDAAKIFAPELEVVEFPAWDCLPYDRASPAVSISTRRLAALHRLQQKVEAPQLLLTTVGAITQRVLTPFRIRESVRLLKPGVEIGRESLTALLARAGYARTDTVADAGEYAVRGSIFDIFPSGLDQGLRLDFFGDEIETIRLFDPATQRTTGTLPQHLLLPASEALLDDESIKRFRSRYRERFAAHATTDPLYQAVSDGRRLAGMEHWLPLLEDRLVTLFDHLGEADLLLVEAGAQGAIEERLADVTDYHHSRADPETQKKSGAYRPLPADALYLTQDEIARSLQGWPAHTAQPFPQPDSANTVDFAFNGARDFAPERARGDNAYEAAAKHLIAQARMGKKAVLACYSTGSRARITSILGEAGEAFKAPTPALADTWQEALGIAASGRVAALVLPLETGFASESVEILTEQDLLGDRLVRRKKKKKSADAFLAELAALSPGDLVVHMDHGIGKYEGLQSVPVGGSPHDCVMLTYAGGDKLYIPVENLDVLSRFGAENEGVALDRLGGEAWQKRRAKLKERIREIAHELLKTAALRALRTAPALVSDPASFAPFVDRFPWDETEDQEAAIGDVLEDLASGKPMDRLVCGDVGFGKTEVALRAGFVAAMAGMQVAVVAPTTLLARQHHKSFSERFAGFPLEVGRLSRLVPEKEASATRAGLAEGKVDLIVGTHALLAKSVNFKRLGLVIVDEEQRFGVTHKERLKQLRADVHMLTLTATPIPRTLQMAMSGLRELSTIQTPPVDRLAVRTYVMEWDEMVMREALLREHHRGGQSFIVVPRISDMAEVEEWLRTYVPEVKYVSAHGQMAASEVEERMSAFYERKYDVLLSTTIVESGIDIPSANTIIIHRADRFGLAQLYQLRGRVGRSKLRAYAYLTTAAGKGMTDTAEKRLKVLGDLDSLGAGFQLASHDLDIRGAGNLLGDEQSGHIREVGFELYQSMLEDAILAAKAGEIGLERDSTKGLSPQITVDAPIMIPEEYVPDLAVRMALYRRLNDAEDGAEVEALSAEMIDRFGPLPQPTINLIQLIQIKRQAIEAHIAKIDVGAKGTLVSFHNDSFPDIAGLAAYAARLEGTIKLRPDSKLIVSRAWGDPKARLNGLLQLTKGLSAILKKKRK
- a CDS encoding bifunctional diguanylate cyclase/phosphodiesterase — translated: MDDAQLDLDDMRDALTGLPGLDMARERLAEWAENAGQAPDEPIPATRFHALLLGLRRFETVNLAYGAAAGDDALVEVARRLTQFAQAELTGPWMAARAPGGTFLLIADEPCSRERWQMFAEQLADRVARPLVRRGGTLRLSPRLALLRVLKDEGAESVLDRLAQTFAVAQRHQGLRVMWADGETTRAGRTAAELEADLLRAIDRKEIEVLFQPQFALNWQSGPDGEQAEERLSGAEALARWNHPKLGRIGAGALFAIAERADHVVPLSRHIAEQALKAAAAWPAPLRLSLNVTAADLSAGSFPFDLGRALGKTGFPNDRLTLEVTEQVLVSDMSLAERSLSDLAAQDIRIALDDFGAGFCNFRYLKTLPLHYLKLDRSMVDGITEDPRDLAVLRAIAAMAHALDLEVIAEGIESEPQRLAVAREGCAYYQGFVRAQPMSAEAFLKLALGQ
- a CDS encoding NAD kinase, which produces MTKEPRLALAASDTPAAQAALAAMQNDHDWVPLAEADAVVVLGGDGFMLTVLHQMLELDHVVPAYGINYGTVGFMMNKVRSSRTIEQRVARATPISVTPLQMVARTHAGETISAYAINEVSLLRETRQTARLEITVNDKVRMADLACDGILVATPAGSTAYNLSANGPILPLGSQMLALTPISPFRPRRWKGAILPQSAEVSFRVLEPAKRPVAAVADQKEVRDIDSVTITAARDRQLHLLFDRGASLEERIFAEQFLV